A single Stutzerimonas stutzeri DNA region contains:
- a CDS encoding homoserine kinase: MSVFTPLQREELETFLAPYRLGRLRDFEGIAAGSENSNFFVSLEQGEYVLTLVERGPTQDLPFFIELLDVLHRARLPVPYALRTERGEALRTLAQKPAMLQPRLPGKHVAAPNAHHCAEVGRLLARLHLATRDRIIERRSDRGLDWMQAEGPSLAMALPDDHLPLLRDGLAEIAELKPKILALPRANLHADLFRDNVLFEGSHLTGVIDFYNACSGPMLYDIAISVNDWCSHPNSELDEDRSQALLAAYSSLRRFTPAEAELWKPMLRVACVRFWLSRLIAAHNFAGQSVLIKDPDEFRRLLGARQHCHSVLPFAL, encoded by the coding sequence ATGTCGGTATTCACGCCGCTTCAACGCGAGGAGCTGGAGACCTTTCTGGCGCCCTACCGCCTCGGGCGTCTGCGCGACTTCGAGGGGATCGCCGCCGGCAGCGAGAACAGCAATTTCTTCGTCAGCCTGGAGCAGGGCGAGTACGTCCTGACCCTTGTCGAACGGGGGCCGACGCAGGACCTGCCGTTTTTCATCGAGCTGCTCGACGTGCTGCACCGTGCACGTCTGCCGGTGCCTTACGCCCTGCGCACCGAGCGCGGCGAGGCGCTACGCACGCTGGCGCAGAAGCCGGCGATGTTGCAGCCACGACTGCCGGGCAAGCACGTCGCGGCGCCCAACGCTCATCACTGCGCCGAAGTGGGCCGGTTGCTGGCGCGACTGCACCTGGCGACCCGCGACCGGATCATCGAACGCCGCAGCGACCGCGGGCTCGACTGGATGCAGGCCGAAGGCCCCAGCCTTGCCATGGCGCTACCCGACGACCACCTGCCCCTGCTGCGCGACGGTCTGGCGGAAATCGCCGAGCTGAAACCGAAAATCCTCGCGCTGCCGCGTGCCAATCTGCACGCAGACCTGTTCCGCGACAATGTGCTGTTCGAGGGCAGCCACCTGACCGGCGTGATCGACTTCTATAACGCCTGCTCCGGGCCAATGCTCTACGACATTGCCATCTCGGTAAACGACTGGTGCTCGCACCCCAACAGCGAACTCGACGAAGATCGCAGCCAGGCGCTGCTTGCCGCCTATTCCAGCCTGCGCCGTTTCACTCCAGCCGAAGCCGAGCTGTGGAAACCCATGCTGCGCGTCGCCTGTGTGCGCTTCTGGCTGTCGCGCCTGATTGCGGCACACAACTTTGCCGGCCAATCGGTACTGATCAAGGACCCGGATGAGTTCCGCCGCCTGCTCGGCGCTCGCCAGCATTGCCACAGCGTGCTCCCGTTCGCGCTGTAG
- a CDS encoding DUF2782 domain-containing protein: protein MRAIKPLMLASLLALVPLTGYAQESVEGEPDVTIRQEGERTVEEYRVNGFLYAVKIIPKTGKPYFLVRADGDNNFIHADKPDMLIPAWQIFSW, encoded by the coding sequence ATGCGTGCGATCAAACCTCTGATGTTGGCCAGCCTCCTGGCGCTTGTGCCGCTGACCGGTTACGCCCAGGAATCGGTAGAAGGCGAACCCGACGTGACCATCCGCCAGGAAGGCGAGCGGACCGTCGAGGAATACCGTGTCAACGGCTTCCTCTACGCCGTGAAAATCATCCCGAAGACCGGCAAGCCGTACTTCCTGGTGCGCGCCGATGGGGACAACAACTTCATCCACGCCGACAAGCCCGATATGCTGATTCCGGCCTGGCAGATCTTCAGCTGGTAA